A DNA window from Helianthus annuus cultivar XRQ/B chromosome 15, HanXRQr2.0-SUNRISE, whole genome shotgun sequence contains the following coding sequences:
- the LOC110912890 gene encoding serine carboxypeptidase-like 13 isoform X3, with amino-acid sequence MIGKMINWFLIITFFICSHVSTSTSANSAGRVEYLPGFQGPLPFYLETGYVGVDENEDVQLFYYFIRSESDPELDPLMLWITGGPGCSSISGLLYEIGSIKFEALYYDGSFPTLILSPNSWTKMASIIFLDLPVGTGFSYARTTRASHSTDIQLCDQAYEFMRKSLFHTCRGEYRSEYISTSNLVCRQTLELYHECVDGIETAHVLEPRCDSIFQIKLPTQKLLNEHNRVSSSYCRTDGYNLVYYWINEASVREALHIRKGTITDWIRCKSDLNFTKTLSDVRPYHLNLSNKGYRSLVYSGDHDMIIPYQSTEAWIKDLNYSVIDRWRSWKLNGQIAGYTESYSNMMTYATVKGGGHTAPEYKPEECFAMFKRWISNQPL; translated from the exons ATGATTGGTAAAATGATAAATTGGTTCCTCATCATCACCTTCTTCATCTGTTCTCATGTTTCAACCTCAACTTCAGCAAATTCAGCAGGGAGAGTGGAGTATCTTCCAGGTTTCCAAGGACCCCTCCCTTTTTACCTTGAAACTGG GTATGTGGGTGTGGATGAGAATGAAGATGTGCAGCTTTTTTACTACTTCATTCGGTCCGAGTCGGATCCTGAGCTTGATCCTCTCATGCTTTGGATTACCGGCGGCCCGGGTTGTTCTTCCATCTCTGGCCTGCTATATGAGATTG GTTCAATTAAGTTTGAGGCTTTGTACTATGATGGAAGCTTTCCCACCTTGATTTTGTCACCCAATTCATGGACCAAG ATGGCAAGCATAATTTTCCTAGATCTTCCTGTTGGTACTGGTTTTTCGTATGCAAGAACCACACGCGCCTCACATTCCACCGACATCCAACTTTGTGACCAAGCCTATGAATTTATGAGAAAG TCATTGTTCCACACGTGTCGTGGAGAGTATCGGTCAGAGTATATAAGCACGAGCAACTTAGTGTGTCGCCAAACTCTTGAATTGTACCATGAG TGCGTAGATGGGATTGAAACTGCACATGTTTTGGAGCCTCGTTGTGATTCTATTTTTCAAATCAAACTTCCCACTCAAAAGCTGCTTAACGAGCACAACCGTGTTTCTTCATCTTACTGTCGT ACTGATGGATATAACCTGGTTTACTACTGGATTAATGAAGCCAGTGTTAGAGAAGCATTGCATATTCGGAAG GGAACCATAACAGATTGGATAAGGTGCAAATCAGATTTGAATTTCACAAAAACACTTTCTGATGTCAGACCATACCATCTAAACCTTAGCAACAAGGGCTACCGGTCTCTCGTCTACAG CGGTGATCATGATATGATCATTCCCTACCAGTCAACTGAAGCATGGATAAAAGACCTTAACTACTCAGTCATCGATCGATGGCGATCATGGAAGCTTAATGGTCAAATTGCTGG GTATACAGAGAGTTATTCGAATATGATGACGTATGCCACCGTGAAG GGCGGTGGGCACACGGCCCCTGAGTACAAGCCTGAAGAATGTTTTGCCATGTTCAAGAGGTGGATATCTAATCAACCATTATAA
- the LOC110912890 gene encoding serine carboxypeptidase-like 17 isoform X2, with protein MIGKMINWFLIITFFICSHVSTSTSANSAGRVEYLPGFQGPLPFYLETGYVGVDENEDVQLFYYFIRSESDPELDPLMLWITGGPGCSSISGLLYEIGSIKFEALYYDGSFPTLILSPNSWTKMASIIFLDLPVGTGFSYARTTRASHSTDIQLCDQAYEFMRKWFESHPEFVSNPFYVGGDSYSGRPVPIITQLISDGNEAGIEPYINLKSLFHTCRGEYRSEYISTSNLVCRQTLELYHECVDGIETAHVLEPRCDSIFQIKLPTQKLLNEHNRVSSSYCRTDGYNLVYYWINEASVREALHIRKGTITDWIRCKSDLNFTKTLSDVRPYHLNLSNKGYRSLVYSGDHDMIIPYQSTEAWIKDLNYSVIDRWRSWKLNGQIAGYTESYSNMMTYATVKGGGHTAPEYKPEECFAMFKRWISNQPL; from the exons ATGATTGGTAAAATGATAAATTGGTTCCTCATCATCACCTTCTTCATCTGTTCTCATGTTTCAACCTCAACTTCAGCAAATTCAGCAGGGAGAGTGGAGTATCTTCCAGGTTTCCAAGGACCCCTCCCTTTTTACCTTGAAACTGG GTATGTGGGTGTGGATGAGAATGAAGATGTGCAGCTTTTTTACTACTTCATTCGGTCCGAGTCGGATCCTGAGCTTGATCCTCTCATGCTTTGGATTACCGGCGGCCCGGGTTGTTCTTCCATCTCTGGCCTGCTATATGAGATTG GTTCAATTAAGTTTGAGGCTTTGTACTATGATGGAAGCTTTCCCACCTTGATTTTGTCACCCAATTCATGGACCAAG ATGGCAAGCATAATTTTCCTAGATCTTCCTGTTGGTACTGGTTTTTCGTATGCAAGAACCACACGCGCCTCACATTCCACCGACATCCAACTTTGTGACCAAGCCTATGAATTTATGAGAAAG TGGTTTGAAAGTCACCCGGAGTTCGTCTCTAATCCATTCTATGTAGGAGGAGATTCCTATTCCGGAAGACCGGTCCCAATAATCACACAACTAATATCAGATG GAAATGAAGCTGGCATTGAGCCTTACATTAATCTAAAG TCATTGTTCCACACGTGTCGTGGAGAGTATCGGTCAGAGTATATAAGCACGAGCAACTTAGTGTGTCGCCAAACTCTTGAATTGTACCATGAG TGCGTAGATGGGATTGAAACTGCACATGTTTTGGAGCCTCGTTGTGATTCTATTTTTCAAATCAAACTTCCCACTCAAAAGCTGCTTAACGAGCACAACCGTGTTTCTTCATCTTACTGTCGT ACTGATGGATATAACCTGGTTTACTACTGGATTAATGAAGCCAGTGTTAGAGAAGCATTGCATATTCGGAAG GGAACCATAACAGATTGGATAAGGTGCAAATCAGATTTGAATTTCACAAAAACACTTTCTGATGTCAGACCATACCATCTAAACCTTAGCAACAAGGGCTACCGGTCTCTCGTCTACAG CGGTGATCATGATATGATCATTCCCTACCAGTCAACTGAAGCATGGATAAAAGACCTTAACTACTCAGTCATCGATCGATGGCGATCATGGAAGCTTAATGGTCAAATTGCTGG GTATACAGAGAGTTATTCGAATATGATGACGTATGCCACCGTGAAG GGCGGTGGGCACACGGCCCCTGAGTACAAGCCTGAAGAATGTTTTGCCATGTTCAAGAGGTGGATATCTAATCAACCATTATAA
- the LOC110912890 gene encoding serine carboxypeptidase-like 13 isoform X1, with translation MIGKMINWFLIITFFICSHVSTSTSANSAGRVEYLPGFQGPLPFYLETGYVGVDENEDVQLFYYFIRSESDPELDPLMLWITGGPGCSSISGLLYEIGSIKFEALYYDGSFPTLILSPNSWTKMASIIFLDLPVGTGFSYARTTRASHSTDIQLCDQAYEFMRKWFESHPEFVSNPFYVGGDSYSGRPVPIITQLISDGNEAGIEPYINLKGYVLGNPVTFPEEDNYQIRFANGMGLISDELYKSLFHTCRGEYRSEYISTSNLVCRQTLELYHECVDGIETAHVLEPRCDSIFQIKLPTQKLLNEHNRVSSSYCRTDGYNLVYYWINEASVREALHIRKGTITDWIRCKSDLNFTKTLSDVRPYHLNLSNKGYRSLVYSGDHDMIIPYQSTEAWIKDLNYSVIDRWRSWKLNGQIAGYTESYSNMMTYATVKGGGHTAPEYKPEECFAMFKRWISNQPL, from the exons ATGATTGGTAAAATGATAAATTGGTTCCTCATCATCACCTTCTTCATCTGTTCTCATGTTTCAACCTCAACTTCAGCAAATTCAGCAGGGAGAGTGGAGTATCTTCCAGGTTTCCAAGGACCCCTCCCTTTTTACCTTGAAACTGG GTATGTGGGTGTGGATGAGAATGAAGATGTGCAGCTTTTTTACTACTTCATTCGGTCCGAGTCGGATCCTGAGCTTGATCCTCTCATGCTTTGGATTACCGGCGGCCCGGGTTGTTCTTCCATCTCTGGCCTGCTATATGAGATTG GTTCAATTAAGTTTGAGGCTTTGTACTATGATGGAAGCTTTCCCACCTTGATTTTGTCACCCAATTCATGGACCAAG ATGGCAAGCATAATTTTCCTAGATCTTCCTGTTGGTACTGGTTTTTCGTATGCAAGAACCACACGCGCCTCACATTCCACCGACATCCAACTTTGTGACCAAGCCTATGAATTTATGAGAAAG TGGTTTGAAAGTCACCCGGAGTTCGTCTCTAATCCATTCTATGTAGGAGGAGATTCCTATTCCGGAAGACCGGTCCCAATAATCACACAACTAATATCAGATG GAAATGAAGCTGGCATTGAGCCTTACATTAATCTAAAG GGATATGTTCTTGGAAACCCTGTGACTTTTCCAGAAGAAGATAATTACCAAATTCGGTTTGCTAATGGTATGGGACTTATATCAGATGAACTCTACAAG TCATTGTTCCACACGTGTCGTGGAGAGTATCGGTCAGAGTATATAAGCACGAGCAACTTAGTGTGTCGCCAAACTCTTGAATTGTACCATGAG TGCGTAGATGGGATTGAAACTGCACATGTTTTGGAGCCTCGTTGTGATTCTATTTTTCAAATCAAACTTCCCACTCAAAAGCTGCTTAACGAGCACAACCGTGTTTCTTCATCTTACTGTCGT ACTGATGGATATAACCTGGTTTACTACTGGATTAATGAAGCCAGTGTTAGAGAAGCATTGCATATTCGGAAG GGAACCATAACAGATTGGATAAGGTGCAAATCAGATTTGAATTTCACAAAAACACTTTCTGATGTCAGACCATACCATCTAAACCTTAGCAACAAGGGCTACCGGTCTCTCGTCTACAG CGGTGATCATGATATGATCATTCCCTACCAGTCAACTGAAGCATGGATAAAAGACCTTAACTACTCAGTCATCGATCGATGGCGATCATGGAAGCTTAATGGTCAAATTGCTGG GTATACAGAGAGTTATTCGAATATGATGACGTATGCCACCGTGAAG GGCGGTGGGCACACGGCCCCTGAGTACAAGCCTGAAGAATGTTTTGCCATGTTCAAGAGGTGGATATCTAATCAACCATTATAA